From the genome of Nocardia sp. NBC_01503, one region includes:
- a CDS encoding TetR/AcrR family transcriptional regulator, giving the protein METEKTRRPGGRSARVRTAVHQAVAELVAERGYGNFTVGEVAARAGVADTSIYRRWGNLEALSADAAITWLTEHSPIPDSGSLRADLRGFASKVAADVSGPAGLGVLRLAMALSNAGETGEQARNQFLTARFDQLRAMVDRAVARGERAPDPMHIVDHILAPIYVRTLFGLGPLTDAYTDELVDRLIDQS; this is encoded by the coding sequence ATGGAAACGGAGAAGACCCGACGGCCCGGCGGGCGCAGCGCCCGGGTGCGCACGGCGGTGCATCAGGCCGTGGCCGAACTCGTCGCCGAGCGCGGGTACGGGAACTTCACCGTGGGCGAGGTGGCCGCACGGGCCGGAGTGGCCGATACCAGCATCTATCGCCGGTGGGGAAACCTCGAGGCGCTCAGCGCGGATGCGGCGATCACCTGGCTCACCGAGCATTCCCCGATCCCGGATTCCGGGAGTCTGCGGGCCGATCTGCGCGGATTCGCGAGCAAGGTCGCGGCCGATGTGTCCGGCCCGGCCGGACTGGGGGTGCTGCGACTGGCCATGGCGCTGTCCAATGCCGGGGAGACCGGTGAGCAGGCCCGGAACCAGTTCCTCACAGCACGTTTCGACCAGCTACGGGCCATGGTCGACCGGGCGGTGGCGCGCGGTGAGCGGGCCCCCGATCCGATGCATATCGTGGACCATATCCTGGCCCCGATCTATGTGCGGACCCTTTTCGGCCTGGGCCCGCTCACCGACGCTTACACCGATGAACTGGTAGATCGGCTGATCGACCAATCCTGA